The following DNA comes from Salvelinus fontinalis isolate EN_2023a unplaced genomic scaffold, ASM2944872v1 scaffold_0127, whole genome shotgun sequence.
ttccgcaggagagtgggctgacagaggaggacccttggtttgctgtagatgatgttgttgaatgaataaaaagtgatgtttgtcctccctgttgtgaaggtttgaagttcccgggtggcgacgagcccacctggtacaggttgtatagagggatggaccggagggtttaacatattctcgttttttggtttactaatgtgtggttggccactccaggggtagttattggagtggtctcctttttggtccttgctcatttacgactcaacttacattgatgctattggtgtccctagggggtgccagatgaatataaactggcggaccaagtgacagctgggtttgaatcatcattttgttggtggtgtacagttaataaaaatgtggacagaattaactacattcattttaatgtccagaaactgggcaattggactcaacaaggcttcgaggcggtccatggacaattggcagctacgtccctgatggcatttcaaaatagaatcgcggttgatatgttattggctgaacggggggggggtctgtgcaaatgtttggtgaacagtgttgtactttcattcccaataacacagctacggatgggagtctgactgtagcattggagggacttcgtacccttaatggtaagatgaaacagcattctggagtggacactactatgtgggactcatggatggatgcttttggtaaatataagacgctggtttcctccatcctagtatcaatttctgtttttgcggccattcttgtactttgtggatgctgttgcattccatgtgcgcgcacgcttgctagccgtgttataactgcagccatagaccctaatcaggaaagggcccaaatgttcccattgcttgaggatggggaagctggacctgtctatctatttgaggactaagatacttttatgtcacgtctcttgtgagacgtgaagagagggaattaaaaaaatttgtcttctgacaaattttatcccttagctttgtctttttatatacttttatgtcacgtctcttgtgagacgtgaagagagggaatcaaaaatttgtcttctgacaaattttatcctttagttttgtctttttatatactttatgtcacgtctcttgtgagacgtgaagagggggatttgtaaggaattgtattagatattggtaacttgttttaacaacttctcaacattagctaTGGTTGACACAATATACACACTCCCTTTTatattggacatatgctggactcattGGACACATGCACGACTcccacaactcccctcccccatgacaatcactcagacacacacaactcagggtTGGAGCTCCAGACAAAGAACtacctcaggaaccaatggaacgtggacaccaggcctgtgcaggactacccaagacccagatcgaccaatcggaaggccagactcgcagatcaacctactttgcttgttgtctatatataaaactgtacaactgTGGAAACTCTCCCCTTTTCCTGACGACCCCATACGGATCAGATAGAaagagccgtgctgcacgctttgcataatatttttacacttgaataaacctgccttattataaaattatccacctcgtcctatgtctccacttggtctcctgtctcaagtaaaACGAATTATCAACAATATCCACCAACAAACTTCATTCTAGAGTTGGCTGAATATGTTTTGACGTATAACTATTTCAGGTTGGATGATGAATACTACCTCCAAACGAATGGAACATCGATGGGCTCTACATTTATGCGAACCTCTATAAGGGTCTTTTTGAAGAACGTTTTGTTAATAATGAAAACgagaatccatttttgaataaagtcCTGAAGTGGTATCGATATATTGACGACATTTTTTGTATATGGGAAGGAACTGAAGACGAACTGTCAGATTTTATGGCACTACTCAATGACATTGACCCTAATCTAAAATTCACTATTGAACGTGACACTCAAAGTGTTCATTATCTCAattgagaaatcaaatggaaccctgtttacagctctgtatagaaaagaaacgagaaatactctattacagggtGACAGCTTCCACCCTGAGCCATTAAAAAGAGGACTTCCAAGAATACAGTTTTTTAGACTGCGCTGTATATGCCACTCCACAGAGGATTATCTAGAAAAAGCAGTGGAGATGCGCATGAGGTTTCTAAGAAGAGGCTATTCGTcactgtaatatttgtgttgtggagaaatgaccCGGCAGGAGACAAGAGTACAGTTAGTTTTcgtttagtcaaaacctctcgAGCTCTACAGTTCCCGGGCACAgtagtgcgcatgtgcatttcctattaggtttagtaacgtaacactgtcgtaatacatcaccgcttagtaacagcatagtaatataatatactaatataatataaacagatgtagatcccagatactacagTCACAATGTTTGGATGAAGCTCATAATTTGGCATTGGAAAAAACacgagatgaactgctacaaaGAAGACCCGCTAAAGTTAAAGAACACTCCGTAATGTTCACAACTACATATCCTTTGAGTTCACGAAAAGTAGGAGGTGTGGTCAAGAAACATTGGCATATTTTATCATCGGATCCAGTTTTGCCGGCTGAATTTAAATATCCACCACTTATTGTgtataggagaggtcgcaatttacgcgataaattggttcatgccaactgccagccacaaaagaaaatcagccaagctATTTTACACCCTCTACCAAATGGTAGATATAAATGCAGAGGATGCGCACAGTGCCACAATATGAtaaagtgtgaatatttctgccacccacacgcaggaaaacggttccaaataaacaacattattacgtgttccaccacccatgttatttacatgattaaatgtccatgtgggctctgttatgtcggtaaaaccacccgctctctcaaacagagaattagtgaacataaaaattcaatcaggagaaacgacagggattatccagtcgctgtgaccggaagcatgacatttccacctatagattttgtggcatagagaacgttaagatatcagacaggggaggagatattaataatactctgagtaaaagatcatgtttttggattttcaccctccagacattatttcctaaaggacttaatgatgaaatgcctatgtatgttatgttgtgaatttgaacatgaaaTATGTGTCTGTTGTAGATTACTCTGACGTTTTTCGTACGATGTACCCACTCACTAATGGAgacttgctatgtcctcattgaggTTTTAGAGACGTGTTCAATACACCTTATTTATACAcgtttgtaatgtttatgaaatgcatattgttatatttggtagcacttatttgtttttcctttgcctccaacccccttcgatgtgtagaacggatgtgggtggggctaggtctacataagagtgcaaattttaaaaaatcacacgaaggccgtgaggcccaTACGTAAGCTtcatacgtaagcttattaaatatcggtgatactatcaagagcagtgtgcggtttccttttttcTTCAATAGTCTACTGTATAAATTAGCCCAAAAGCCCAAAATTCAAAACATACTGTATTTTCAGCAAAGTAAACGTGTTTATCTAATCACAAACCACAATTTAAAACACAGATTTTCAGGCTACACCATAAAACAATAACATTTATGATTATTGGTTACGTTGAGCATCAAGCTGCTCTATATGgaatttaaaataaatatatcaGAAATAAAAGACACGCAAAATACTTAAAATAAacggtttatttttcaaatgaaagttcacagagAAAATAGTTTGGTGCCAAAACATAGCCTCTGGTAAGCTATAAATACACATCCTGTATCCCAAAATGGAAAATAAGACATACTATTAGACAGGCAACATATGATGTCTGTTTGGGATCTGAGGTAGGCCTTGTTgttatatctgtctctgtgtaaatgtgtgtgcttCCATACGCTTGGTTTGTGTGGATGTGATTTCTAGTATCCGCGCCTGCGATAATCCTCCATCCACAATTCTTTCGCTGTTTTTTTCTTACGGCCAAACAAACCCCAGAACCAGCCGCAAcccttcttcttctgcttcttcttctttttattattTTCCTCCTGCATCATTgccatccatcccttcatccagAAGGGTTCGGGTTCCTGTGAACAAACAGAGTTGGTGAGTGGAAACTacaggcaccttaattggggaggacgggatCATAGCAATGGCTGGAATGgtgtcaatggaatggtatcgaacacATCAAAGACacggtttctatgtgtttgatgccattcaagTTACTCCATTCTAAACATAATTATTagccctcctcccctcctgtagTGGAAACAAACCTCAAGAAGCCATCACCATCAGCAACCTTTCAATGCTGAAGCTGCAGCTCAGTACGGGACAGACAACATTCAAATCGACTGATATTATCAATGAGACAATACAGAATACAATGTAGCTTACCTTCTCAAGTGGGGTGAGGAGTTTCTTCATTCTGTCAGCGCTGGCTTTCTCAATGCGAAGCTCCAGTTTGGTCTTGTCTAGGGGAAATGGAAATGTGACAAGATAGGACATTTGAACGGAAGGGAAGAGTTCAAGTTGTTATTGTCCAACTGGTTAGCTGACTGTGACATGTAGCCGTTTACTCTACATCGGATTTTGTCGTGAAATTGTGAATGAAAGAACATTGTGGAATACAAGTCATTTACAAGAGACTAGGCCTGATTCTGAATGTACCACACcaacagtagcagtgttctaccTGTATCATCCGGGGTTCTGGTCTCTCTCTTGACCGGGATGTTGATGCAGTATGGCCAGTCATCCCCCTTCTTGGTGTCCTTGGCGAAGGTCAAGGTAGGCCTCAGGTGAGCCATGATCTCTCTGACCATGATATCGCAGACCAGCAGAGACTGTATTTCTGGGTGTAGCTGGGCTTTAACCAATGGCCAGTCATGGAAAGTCCTGAAGCACTTGCTCTTGATAGAGAATGAGACGTCTTCTAAGAATTTGGCCATCTTGTCTGGCTCATCGTTGAGATTCCTCAGAGTGCGTAAGAACAGTCTTTGGTTTTGGTATTTCAATGCCTCTTTCTGAACCTGGATATGTATGTGCTCTACCATATCATTGCAAAGTGGGACGTCTTCCCATGTACCGTATTGCTGCATGATTGTACATGAATCTGCGAAGACAGAGTCAAAGACTTTCCTGACAAGAATAACAGGAACAATATCAAGGTTTGTCACCTTTGGTTTGTTCCTCTCGGTCTCCTTCTGAGCCGGTTCTTGCACAGGCTTTTCACAGTCCTTTGTGGTTGACTCGAAAACATCAGTCTGTGGAAACTGCTTCAAAAAGGCAGCCTGACTGACGTCGAGAGCAAGAGGATTATCAGGCATTGTGTTGCTTGATGTTACAACCTCTTCATCGTCGTCCCCAACAAAGTATTTGGGGTCGATCCAGACTACATCTCTGTTAGAGGAACGAGGCAGAGAAACACGACGGATGTATTCCAACTTGATGTGGTCATTCAGGGGGAAAGCCTTCAGGAACAGTGGCAGTTTCCCGACCCGGGACCCGTAGTGATTGTAGATGGTCTTCCTAAGGTCCTCGGGTAGGGCTACTGCAAAGAGTTTGCTCTCCATAGCCTCTTCGCAGCTCCTAGCTATTGGACGCTGTGGGCCGAGGACTTGAAGCGGATAGGTGTCACTGATGCCCTTGTACACCATCAGGATCCCCTCACAGATAGCGCTGGGGATGGTGGAGATGATCACCGTGTCCTTCATGCCAACCAGCTTTTTTATCTTGATTGTCGTGCCAAACTGATGTATCATGGCACTCTGCATGTGCAACACTGTCTGCCTCATGTTGCAGAAGGGGGCGCACAGATTTTCATCCACAGAAATACCTGGAATCTTCCTCAAGATGTTAAAAGCAACGGAGGCCATTTTAACGACCAGTAAGAGCAGAGCCTGTTGGTCAAGCTTTTTAGTACCGTGTCCATTCATTGGATGAAGTTTTAGAATAAACTTCACCACGAAGTCACTGAATAGTTCTCCACTAATGATCAATCTAGCAGGTAGAGGACAGATGTTCACCATATCCTGACTAATACGTCTCTCCTCTTCAATGGCAGCATAAACAACGGGCACTGTCTTTGCAATGCATAGACCTACGAGATGAACAATGTACCTTGTCAAAATGTGTGACCTGATTCCCAGTGCTCTCGCCAGCACAGGTTTTGGGCCTAGCACTTGCTCAAGGTTGTTGATGACAGTCTTAGCCACCTCATAAGCATCAATGGACTGCTGACCATTCGACAGCTCCTCCTCAGTGACCTCGACCCAGGGAATCGACCACAGAAGAGCTTGGGTGTCATTGATGATAACAGGTTTCTCCAAATAGACTCCCCCTTGAAAGGCTTGGGGATCTACTTGAAGAAGAACCTGGGTGATGATATGCTTAACGGTGGAACCAAGTACCACAACCTTCTTCGGCATGATCTTGTATGCAGTCTTCATCACGGTCTCAGTGTCTGTGAGGGCCGTTTGGAGTATGGGACATGTGCTAAGGTCAAGAGCCTCAACCTTCTTTGCCTTCAcatagaagagaaagagaggcattGCAATACTTTACTACCTATCACGTCTTGTAGTGTATTTCTTATTACATGTACAGGTTTAGTACTACACTTAGAGAAAAGGTGCTacctagaaccttaaagggttcttctgctgtccccataggagaaccctttgaagaaccctttttggttgtaTGTAGAACCCTATCTACAGAGGATTGTATATGGATCTGAAAAAGGttttacctggaactaaaaagggttatcttatggggacagccgaagaacccgttTGAATCCCTTTTATAACAGAGTAGTATACAACAAAAGTTCACAAATAAAGGATCCAGTCTTACCTTGTCTGCCTGGCTGTCCAGGTCCTTTATGACATAAACTTCTGAGGATGAGGGAGGATAGGGGTTCAGGTTTGCCACGAGGACCTCAGCCTTCTCCTCCTGGGCTTCTCCATCGGCCATCTTGTCCAGCAGGCTGTCCATGACCTCCCTGACCTCTTGTGGAATCTCCACCTGGGTCTGGCTGAGGAACTCCACCTGGAGCATCTCATCTGACCTGATCTCAGGTTGGGCCTGTTTCTCTGAGAGAATATCTGCCGTGTCGCCACTCATCAGAGCTGCAGAACCAAGAGGCTCATGGGAAGGAACTGATGGCTTGGCcttgtcagtcaggagctgctgcCTCTCCATGGTTACCTTCAGATGGAAGAGAGGAAGAAGACATTAGTTCAAACCGTTCCTTTGTGAACTAAATGTGCAATAATAGGTAAATAAACAGTCTATGTGGGTGATAGCAATGGTGTAGTATAATTTAGGGAATGGAAAAGTATGAGTATACCTCTCCTGGAGACTGGTGACATTGGCTTGGTGTCACGCTCAGCTCTCTATGAACTTCCTGCTCAATCTCATGGAGTCTCTGGTGACCCTTCACCTTCAGCATCTGTACACACAGTAGGAGTTTAATATTAGCATTGGAATCACACAGGACATTTTATGGCCATGACAGTGTCATTTTGTTCAGGATATCAGATTTATCATGGATGTGTTCGGCCCATAACATATTAAATACTAAAGGAGAACATCAAAGTAGATGCTTAAACACTTGAGAACTATTGTATAATTAATGGCAAGCTTACCTGCTCATCAAGGTAACAATTGACCCAAGAAGACCCTTGGATGGATGTAGACTCATCCATATTTGCTCCAAGTTATCCAAAGGAGACCAGTAAGCTAGAAAATATTTATTTATAGAAAACTGAACTAAAACTTCAAAACTGTACTAGAACTAAATCCTAAATAAGAACTAAACAATCGAGCAATGCAACCAACACGAGTGGGGTATTATAGCAGTCTGAATTCAGAATACATGTGTATAAATATAGAAGTATAGAATGCTCAAATTTAGAACTTTAGAATCTTTGGCAAACATAAGACATTGTGATGTCACAACTAAATGGTTCAAGTGAGCAAAAAAATACCTGCGGCAAGGACAGCGCTAGAAATTGTTCTGGAACAGAAAGGTCTCCATTCTGAACTACCTAGTTGTCACAGAGGGCTATTTTGCGTGATAGAACAGCACTGCAAACGTGAAATATTATCAATAAATTCAATCTTAACCATATGGCAAAACGTAATGTTGTATTACTCCACTGTTTACAAACAAATCATTTACAATGTAAGTACAGCACTGAGACCACATGTTTTCAAATATTTATGAAACACAATCATTTCTTTTCAATAAATTGTTTTCTTTCACAAAATAACACTCCCATGCAAATGAATGACAGGTCAATACTTTTATTCTTATCATACAAAATGATTTCCAACAACCACACAATACAGTAACACACGCTCAATAAAACCTTGAATATGAATAGACAACATCAGATACAGTTCAAATCTATCACTAGCTGGTAGGGAACTGGTAATAAAACTTGCTGTCTTTATAAATGATATTTGTTTTTATATAGTAAGAAAGAAACTATAAAGAACACATTTGTCATGGATGACTAGCTAGTAGGAACCAGAGCTATGTCAGTGTTCAGTCCTTCAAGTCCTTCCCAATAGTTACTTAGATTTGAAAACATTAGCTGAACATAACACAATGTAAAGCTAACAATAAGTCATGTTAAATCATGTAAATGATTGAGAACATGTTATGGCCAAAGGCAGTACTAGAACAGTGGCTTGTCTCTTATGTTGTTTCACGACTGGGGCCTTCCACTGGGCTCTGTTGAGAAAACAACGCCCCCAGCAGGCAGTCTGTAGCGTTGCAAGCAGAGGGCTCCTCTCCTCCCAGACACAACAGCCTGTGGTACCTAGCCTGCGGAACCCAGCACAGCACCCTGGAAtgtacacgaacacacacacacatagagatgcacaaacacacacacatgcacgcaggcacacacaccgtGTGAGCTATATTAACATGGTACTTACTCTTAAGTATTCTTTAAACAAGTCAAAGATGAAAGAGTGTTGTGAAGTGATCTGAGTGTGACCTTGTACCAGTCATAGATGTCATCGCTCACGGGGTCAGGATACGTTTGGATCCACTGACCGATTGTCCACACCTTGACCACATTGCCTATAGCAACCGTCTCCCCTTTACCCTCTCCATCGCCCACCTCAGCAGGCTCCTCAGGGACGTCCTCGTAGCACAGGAAGTAGCTGcacgagaaacacacacacagtcacacaggcaGTCACACAGGCAGTGAGAGATGCCATCTGATCGACTGTTCTTAGGCCCGAATTTCAAAATGCACATTGTCATCGAACATCTCAGTTCAAAAGAGTCCCAAAGTTTTCTTGCCACTAATATTACAATTATCGTTTATTGGCATGTTGTGCCTTACTTTAACCCTTTCTCtaccgccccctctctctctcactcactactCTGTCTTGgtggctctctctttccctgccacTGGCTTGTCCTCCTCTGGATGTCCCTCCATCTCGCCATCCGTTTCCTGCTGTaggctctctctgggtctctccaCATTCCAGCGCATGCGTTTGTACAGGCCAGTGTAGACCCCAGCCAGGTACGGGGCTAGACGGCAGTACCTGTATATGGACAGCCCCACACTGTCTATCTGACACTTGCCAATGCAGAAATGGGAGACACTggaatggagaggggggagaatgatAGATACATAAATGGCTGGATGAAGGATTGTGGAATGAAGTTCAGACGAATAAGAAAAAGGGTTGACAAGTCCAAGAATCTGTCCTCTGTATATTTGCGTCACAATGTTCCATTTGTGGATCTAAATACAGGTATTCAAGTAGGTGATGGTACATATCGTCGCTGTCAGATGAAAACCTTGCTAAAATCGTGTTGAAAGCACTAACTCTTCTCAATGTAATCTGAATGTTCATGACTCTAGGACCAAGAAAATGTATTCAAAACAGCTTCTGAAATTTTGAAATTGTATGTTTATTAAAAATAGTCTAATATGGGAGTTCTCACTTTCCTGAATAGTGTCTGTTTTTGGAGATTAGGTTTTTACCTGACAGCGGCGATATGCGTTTGTATGTGcatctgtgtgtttgtggtggCTCACAGCCTTCAGATGTTATGGTGTAAGTAccagaggctggtgggaggagctataggaggacgggctcattgtaatggctggaacggtatAAAtgaaacggtatcaaacacatctactccattccagacattataatgagcccgtcctcctacagctcctccaaccagccTCTTCTGGTAAGTACAGTACCTTGCCGGCTCAGCCtcctccagagagagacagtcaaaGGAGGCATAGGTCAAGACCAGCTGCTCCAGCCTCGCACACAGC
Coding sequences within:
- the LOC129843378 gene encoding UPF0575 protein C19orf67 homolog isoform X1, producing MEQGELKNYFESSPDTEGSALAPSCGDQRYSTGYADWEFTSSCQDINRIHHQRLRAIERQLQYLLDKADEYQANLLYRYDILQREHFSHVVPTFLRNCQPYFTYLESTARSTLPQRTPLPMYIRSRLLDFSQQLCARLEQLVLTYASFDCLSLEEAEPASVSHFCIGKCQIDSVGLSIYRYCRLAPYLAGVYTGLYKRMRWNVERPRESLQQETDGEMEGHPEEDKPVAGKERATKTEYYFLCYEDVPEEPAEVGDGEGKGETVAIGNVVKVWTIGQWIQTYPDPVSDDIYDWVLCWVPQARYHRLLCLGGEEPSACNATDCLLGALFSQQSPVEGPSRETT
- the LOC129843378 gene encoding UPF0575 protein C19orf67 homolog isoform X2, whose product is MEQGELKNYFESSPDTEGSALAPSCGDQRYSTGYADWEFTSSCQDINRIHHQRLRAIERQLQYLLDKADEYQANLLYRYDILQREHFSHVVPTFLRNCQPYFTYLESTARSTLPQRTPLPMYIRSRLLDFSQQLCARLEQLVLTYASFDCLSLEEAEPASVSHFCIGKCQIDSVGLSIYRYCRLAPYLAGVYTGLYKRMRWNVERPRESLQQETDGEMEGHPEEDKPVAGKERATKTEYYFLCYEDVPEEPAEVGDGEGKGETVAIGNVVKVWTIGQWIQTYPDPVSDDIYDWYKGAVLGSAG